Proteins co-encoded in one Klebsiella michiganensis genomic window:
- a CDS encoding colicin V secretion protein CvaA, producing MFRKEAVKNQRMRWRGKALLLPGLPVWLITGFCTFFLISFLLFIITGTYTRRVNVTGEVITNLRPITIYSGVQGFVVKKFVNEGQYVKSGDPLYQIDVSRSTSSGVVSDNLRKDTENQLLQIGHIIARIENSKESTLAALKKQKTQYIEALEKSSDIVRRAEEGIKIMKKNMENYRHYQQQGLINKDQLANQTALYYQQQNNLLSLIGQNEQNALQITNLESQIQTQAGEFDNRIYQMELQRYELKKELAGTDASGEILIRALSDGKIDSLSVTVGQMINAGDSLSQMIPAGISNYQMVIWVPNDAIPYISAGDNVNLRYEAFPAEKFGQFAGEIEMISRTPASLQEMQTYPGAPKNSLAVSVPWYKIIVRPEKQFIFYDGKTLSLDNGMKAQATLFLEKRKIYQWMLSPFYDMKHSATGPVNDQDVIQNSHQ from the coding sequence TTGTTTCGCAAGGAGGCCGTTAAAAATCAGAGAATGAGATGGCGGGGGAAAGCGCTGCTGCTGCCCGGACTTCCGGTGTGGCTGATTACCGGATTCTGTACTTTTTTCCTCATCAGCTTTCTGCTGTTCATCATCACCGGCACCTATACCCGGCGGGTTAACGTTACGGGAGAGGTGATAACAAATCTCAGGCCGATCACTATTTACTCCGGGGTTCAGGGATTCGTCGTCAAAAAATTTGTTAATGAAGGCCAGTATGTCAAAAGTGGTGATCCCCTTTATCAGATTGATGTCAGCCGCAGCACCAGTAGCGGTGTTGTCAGTGATAATCTGAGAAAAGATACAGAAAATCAGCTTTTGCAGATAGGCCATATTATTGCCCGTATTGAAAACAGCAAAGAATCAACGCTTGCGGCGCTGAAAAAACAAAAAACACAGTATATTGAAGCGCTTGAAAAATCTTCTGATATCGTCAGACGAGCAGAAGAAGGCATAAAAATAATGAAAAAAAATATGGAGAATTACCGGCACTATCAGCAACAGGGACTGATAAACAAGGATCAACTGGCCAATCAGACCGCACTTTATTATCAGCAGCAAAATAACTTACTGAGTCTTATCGGACAAAATGAACAGAACGCCCTGCAGATAACGAACCTGGAAAGCCAGATCCAGACACAGGCGGGTGAGTTTGACAACCGGATTTATCAGATGGAGCTGCAGCGTTATGAGCTTAAGAAAGAGCTGGCTGGTACCGACGCCAGCGGGGAAATACTCATCCGGGCACTATCAGACGGAAAGATTGATTCTCTCAGCGTAACGGTCGGACAGATGATCAATGCTGGCGACAGCCTGTCACAAATGATACCCGCAGGGATCAGTAACTACCAGATGGTTATCTGGGTGCCGAATGATGCCATCCCCTACATCTCAGCGGGGGACAACGTTAACCTTCGCTACGAGGCTTTTCCTGCTGAAAAGTTTGGCCAGTTTGCCGGGGAAATCGAGATGATTTCCAGAACACCCGCATCGCTACAGGAAATGCAGACGTATCCGGGGGCACCTAAAAACAGCCTGGCTGTTTCTGTCCCCTGGTACAAGATCATTGTCAGGCCTGAAAAACAGTTCATTTTCTATGATGGAAAAACATTAAGTCTGGATAACGGAATGAAGGCTCAGGCAACCCTGTTTCTGGAAAAAAGAAAAATTTATCAGTGGATGCTTTCTCCTTTCTATGACATGAAACACAGTGCAACAGGACCAGTAAATGATCAGGATGTCATTCAGAACTCTCATCAGTAA
- a CDS encoding colicin V synthesis protein: protein MIRMSFRTLISKLDTGLHHRVPVIHQTEAAECGLACLAMICGYYGKNIDLITLRQQFNLSARGATLAGARTIATQLGMATRAFSLDLDEVGVLKKPCILHWDFNHFVVLVSAGRQRFVIHDPARGRLTVGLSEMSEHFTGVALEVWPDSDFTAKTVRNRLSLSTLISSVHGIRGALLKIFSLSVVIESITLVMPIGTQLVMDHAIPAGDRGLLTLICVGLLFFILLRAATGMVRAWSSLVMSTLIGVQWKSGLFSHLMRLPLGYFERRKLGDIQSRFGSLDTLRSTFTGSVVGAIMDGIMVLGVLVMMVLYGGYLTWFVLGFTLVYVFIRLFTYNYYRQLSEEALVRAARAGSYFMETLYGIATVKMQGMTERRSAHWLNLEIDTVNTGIKVTKMDLLFGGLNTFIAACDQVVILWLGTSLVIDNQMTIGMFVAFGAFREQFSGRVASLTSFLLQLRMMSLHNERISDIALNETESKKPDIPCHAGMKPVSLEVHGLSFRYDSQSPAIFSQLNMTVKPGESVAITGPSGAGKTTLMKVLCGLFEPESGKIIADGLDVRQLGINNYHKMIASVMQDDKLFSGSIRDNICGFVEDPDDVWMTECARASHIHDVIMKMPMGYETLIGELGEGLSGGQKQRIFIARALYRKPGILFMDEATSSLDKESESFVNQAIRQLNITRIIIAHRESTIASADRVITLGAVN, encoded by the coding sequence ATGATCAGGATGTCATTCAGAACTCTCATCAGTAAGCTCGATACCGGTTTACACCATCGCGTGCCCGTCATTCATCAGACCGAAGCGGCAGAGTGCGGGTTAGCCTGCCTGGCAATGATCTGCGGGTATTACGGGAAAAATATTGATCTGATTACCCTGCGTCAGCAGTTTAATCTTTCCGCCCGCGGTGCCACGCTGGCCGGCGCCAGAACCATAGCCACTCAGTTGGGTATGGCTACACGGGCGTTCTCTCTGGATCTGGATGAGGTCGGTGTCCTGAAAAAACCCTGCATACTCCACTGGGACTTTAATCATTTTGTGGTGCTGGTGAGTGCCGGACGACAGCGGTTTGTGATCCATGATCCCGCCAGAGGCCGCCTTACGGTAGGCCTGTCCGAAATGTCTGAACATTTTACCGGTGTGGCGCTTGAAGTCTGGCCGGACAGCGACTTTACCGCGAAAACCGTCAGGAACAGGCTCAGCCTTTCCACGCTCATCAGCAGCGTACACGGCATCAGGGGAGCCCTGCTTAAGATATTCAGTCTGTCAGTGGTGATTGAATCCATTACTCTGGTTATGCCGATAGGCACGCAACTGGTCATGGATCATGCCATCCCGGCCGGCGATCGCGGCCTGCTGACGCTTATCTGCGTAGGGCTGTTGTTTTTCATTTTGCTACGGGCGGCGACTGGTATGGTGCGGGCCTGGTCATCCCTGGTCATGAGCACTCTCATCGGCGTTCAGTGGAAAAGCGGTCTGTTTTCTCATCTGATGCGTCTGCCCCTGGGCTATTTTGAACGGCGTAAGCTGGGCGATATCCAGTCCCGCTTTGGTTCGCTTGACACACTGCGATCCACATTTACGGGCAGTGTGGTCGGTGCCATCATGGACGGTATCATGGTGCTCGGTGTTCTGGTGATGATGGTACTGTATGGCGGATACCTGACCTGGTTTGTGCTGGGGTTCACTCTGGTTTATGTTTTCATTCGCCTTTTCACCTACAACTATTACCGACAGCTTTCAGAGGAAGCGCTGGTCAGGGCGGCCAGAGCCGGGTCTTATTTCATGGAGACGCTGTACGGAATAGCCACCGTCAAAATGCAGGGAATGACGGAGAGAAGAAGTGCCCACTGGCTTAATCTTGAAATTGATACCGTTAATACGGGTATCAAAGTGACTAAAATGGATTTGCTCTTCGGGGGGCTGAATACGTTTATTGCCGCCTGTGACCAGGTCGTCATTCTGTGGCTGGGCACTTCGCTGGTTATCGATAACCAGATGACCATCGGGATGTTTGTGGCCTTTGGCGCTTTCCGGGAACAGTTCTCCGGCCGTGTTGCTTCGCTGACCAGTTTTCTGCTTCAGTTGCGGATGATGAGCCTGCATAATGAACGTATCTCTGACATCGCACTTAATGAAACGGAAAGCAAAAAGCCGGATATTCCCTGTCATGCCGGCATGAAACCGGTATCGCTGGAAGTACATGGCCTGAGCTTTCGTTATGACAGCCAGTCACCGGCGATTTTCAGCCAGTTGAACATGACAGTGAAGCCAGGAGAAAGCGTGGCAATAACCGGCCCATCCGGGGCCGGAAAAACCACGCTGATGAAAGTCCTGTGCGGATTATTTGAACCGGAATCGGGGAAAATTATCGCGGATGGTCTTGATGTCCGACAGCTCGGGATAAACAATTATCATAAAATGATCGCCTCCGTCATGCAGGATGACAAACTGTTTTCCGGCTCAATCAGGGATAATATCTGCGGATTCGTGGAGGATCCTGATGATGTCTGGATGACTGAATGTGCCAGAGCCAGCCATATCCACGATGTTATTATGAAAATGCCGATGGGATATGAAACCCTGATCGGTGAGCTAGGAGAAGGATTATCGGGCGGGCAAAAACAACGCATTTTTATAGCCCGTGCGCTGTACCGCAAACCGGGGATTTTGTTTATGGATGAGGCTACCAGTTCTCTTGATAAAGAAAGTGAGAGCTTCGTTAATCAGGCGATCAGACAGTTAAATATCACCCGGATCATCATAGCGCACCGGGAAAGCACGATAGCCTCGGCAGACCGGGTGATTACCCTCGGGGCAGTGAATTAA
- a CDS encoding FAD-dependent oxidoreductase, whose protein sequence is MRQTIAIIGAGLSGLMLARVLYRHGINSTIYEAEPSPYVRKQGGLLDIHAESGQRALEIAALSDDFLRLVRHGEDAKRVVNKDGDILFDRTSNASSLRPEVDRGELRAMLISSLPRGTIRWGCKVTSLKPLGDGRHQIDFVDGANTVVDLLVGADGAWSRVRPLLTDARPLYSGTCFIEIALTRDDARHTASILAIGTGTLMAVAPGRGIIAHRNKDGSAKGYVALNKSEEWIRSVNFGNVYAGLAVIAEQFTGWAPHLLDFITDSIAEPILLPIYALPANIQWSRCEGVTLIGDAAHLMSPFAGQGANLAMWDGAELGQSIAASPDDLGAAITAYETALFPRSQDIAQMSARNQELFFGDFAPGSVVDMFTGLGRD, encoded by the coding sequence ATGCGACAGACTATTGCTATTATTGGCGCCGGCCTTAGCGGCCTCATGCTTGCCCGTGTGCTTTATCGACACGGGATAAACTCTACGATCTACGAAGCCGAACCCTCACCCTATGTCCGCAAGCAGGGAGGGCTACTCGATATTCACGCTGAGAGCGGCCAACGCGCTCTTGAGATTGCCGCATTGAGCGATGATTTTCTGCGTCTCGTCCGGCACGGTGAAGATGCCAAGCGTGTAGTGAACAAGGATGGTGACATTCTGTTTGATCGCACCAGCAACGCATCTTCGCTCCGCCCGGAAGTTGATCGCGGCGAGCTTCGGGCAATGCTAATCAGCTCGCTTCCCAGAGGAACAATCCGTTGGGGTTGCAAGGTTACGTCCCTGAAACCGCTTGGAGATGGTCGGCACCAAATCGACTTTGTTGATGGAGCCAATACCGTCGTGGATTTGCTCGTCGGCGCGGACGGAGCCTGGTCCAGGGTTCGGCCGCTTCTCACTGATGCCAGGCCTCTTTACTCGGGCACCTGCTTCATCGAAATTGCGCTTACTCGAGACGATGCGCGTCACACAGCAAGTATCTTAGCGATAGGCACGGGTACGTTGATGGCGGTTGCTCCTGGCCGGGGTATCATTGCCCACCGTAACAAGGATGGCAGTGCTAAAGGGTATGTCGCGTTGAACAAGTCAGAGGAATGGATTCGGTCCGTTAATTTCGGCAACGTTTACGCTGGCCTGGCAGTCATTGCGGAGCAGTTCACGGGGTGGGCACCTCATCTCCTGGATTTCATCACCGACAGCATCGCCGAACCGATCCTCCTGCCGATCTATGCGCTTCCTGCCAACATCCAGTGGTCACGGTGTGAAGGTGTGACCCTGATTGGTGACGCAGCACATCTCATGTCGCCATTTGCTGGCCAGGGTGCCAACCTTGCTATGTGGGACGGTGCTGAGCTTGGTCAATCGATTGCCGCGAGCCCCGATGATTTGGGTGCCGCTATTACAGCCTATGAAACGGCTCTTTTTCCCAGAAGTCAGGACATAGCGCAAATGTCTGCGCGAAACCAGGAACTGTTTTTCGGTGATTTCGCCCCTGGTAGCGTGGTCGATATGTTCACTGGTCTCGGCAGAGACTAA
- a CDS encoding methionine aminopeptidase (catalyzes the removal of N-terminal amino acids from peptides and arylamides; generally Co(II) however activity has been shown for some methionine aminopeptidases with Zn, Fe, or Mn) produces the protein MPSIHIKTADELARQRHAGALLASVFDMLDMFIIPGVTTMEINDRVEAFITDELKSRPASKGQYGYPYVLNTSVNEVVCHGIPKTTEYLKAGTIVNVDITLEKDGMIADSSKMYLIGEVSPVARRLVKITWEAMWLGIKAVKPGARLGDIGYAIQKHVEDNGYSVVREYCGHGIGAEMHEEPQVLHYGRPGTGVELKEGMVFTIEPMVNQGDRKIKTKKDGWTVVTRDKKLSAQWEHTVVVTADGFEVLTLRKDENNPD, from the coding sequence ATGCCATCAATTCACATTAAAACTGCCGATGAACTTGCACGCCAGCGCCATGCAGGAGCATTGCTCGCTTCTGTGTTTGATATGCTGGACATGTTTATTATTCCCGGCGTCACCACCATGGAAATAAATGATCGGGTAGAAGCTTTCATCACTGATGAGCTGAAGTCTCGTCCAGCCAGCAAGGGGCAATACGGCTATCCTTATGTACTGAACACATCTGTAAATGAGGTAGTTTGTCACGGCATTCCTAAAACCACTGAATATCTAAAAGCCGGAACTATTGTTAACGTAGATATAACTCTTGAAAAAGATGGCATGATTGCCGATTCCAGCAAAATGTACCTTATCGGAGAGGTCTCTCCAGTAGCCCGTAGATTAGTAAAAATAACCTGGGAAGCTATGTGGCTTGGTATTAAAGCTGTGAAGCCGGGAGCCAGGCTTGGAGATATAGGCTATGCGATTCAAAAACATGTGGAAGACAACGGATATAGCGTTGTAAGAGAATATTGTGGACATGGTATTGGCGCGGAGATGCATGAAGAGCCGCAGGTGCTCCATTACGGTAGACCTGGTACAGGCGTCGAGTTAAAGGAGGGGATGGTATTTACCATCGAACCTATGGTTAATCAGGGCGACAGAAAAATTAAAACTAAAAAAGATGGCTGGACAGTAGTCACCCGAGATAAAAAACTTTCGGCTCAGTGGGAACATACTGTAGTTGTTACCGCCGACGGGTTTGAAGTGCTAACACTGCGTAAAGACGAAAACAATCCCGATTAA